The Methanosarcina acetivorans C2A genome includes the window TGCCGTCAGACCTCTTCTGGGTAATGATCGAGTTGTCGATGCCTATCCTCTCACAGAGCCCTATTGCAAGAGGGGACTCGTTTGTCATATCAATTAATTGATATTTGAGAGAAGAACTCCCTGCGTTTATAACCAGTACTTTCATTTGTAAACCCCAGTTCAATCCATTGTTTTCCAATCACATTTAGAGTTTCGGATAGAATAATACTATGTATGAAAGTTAATAAAACGCTTCCGAAACGTTTTCGATTATTTGTCCTGGGCTGCGGCCTGGACACAGGTAATCGCAACAGCACCGACAATATCTTCGTCACTGCATCCTCTGGACAGGTCGTTAATCGGCTTTGCAAGTCCCTGGGTGATAGGACCATATGCTTCAGCCTTGGCAAGCCTCTGGGCGATCTTGTATGCGATGTTTCCAGCGTTCAGATCGGGGAAGATAAAGACATTGGCTTTACCTGCGACAGGGCTTCCGGGAGCCTTTGAAGCTGCAACTTTGGGGACAACTGCTGCATCAACCTGCAGTTCACCGTCGATTGCAACGTCAGGAGCAAGTTCCTGTGCAAGCTTTGTGGCAGCGACTGTTGCCTCGGTCAGTTTGCTGTGTGCACTTCCTTTGGTGGAATAGGAAAGCATTGCAACATACGGAGTGTCCTGAACCAGCAGTTCGAAGGTCTTTGCAGAAATAACTGCAATGTTTGCAACATCCTCTACACTTGGAATTTCAACCATACCCGAGTCGGCAAAGAGGAAGGTCCCATCTGATCCGTATTCACAGTCAGGTACGGCAATGATGAAGAAAGCGGATGCAAGTGCTGCGCCTGGAGCAGTCTTAACTATCTGGACAGCAGGTCTCAGGGTGTCTGAAGAAGAGTGAGCAGCTCCTGATACTACTCCGTCTACTTCTCCGAGTTTTGCCATCATAACGGCGAAGTAAACGTAATCGCTCATAACTTCAGCTGCAGTTTCGGGGGTTATACCTTTGTGCTTTCTCAGCTCATAGAAAGTGTTAATGTATTCGTCTTTTTTCTCATAGGTTTTCGGATTTACAATTTTTGCTTTTGAGAGATCAAGATCTCCTGCGAGCGCCTTAATGTCGGCTTCATCACCGACAAGGACAACGTTTGCAATACCTCTTTCAAGGATCTTGGCAGCTGCCTGGAGGGTCCTTATATCTTCAGTTTCAGGTAAAGCGATTGTCTTGTTGAGTTTCTTTGCTCTTTCACTGATCTTCTCTAAAAATGTTACCAATCAACCAACCTCCTATATAATTAGAGTAATTTAAGTTAGCTGGGTCTTGATATATAAATTTACGTAAAAAGCATAGTGAAATATATAAAAATAAAAAATATATATTTCGAACACTCAATATATATTATTTCGGATATTAATTCCCAAAATATATAAATATTTGAGATAAGTTTTACGCCAAAGGTGTAAGAATTTAAAACAATTGTTATGAATATAAATGACAAATTGATATAAAAGAATTCCGGAATGATAAGAATGAAAATATTAGGGATATCAGGCAGCCCGAGGAGGGGTCAGAACTGTGAGAAAATGGTTGGAGTTGTTCTCGAGCTTGCAAAAGAAAGGGGGTTTGAAGCCGATACCGTTTTTCTCTCAAACAAGGATATTAGCCCCTGCAAAGCTTGTGGAGCCTGCAGAGAAAAGGATTTCTGTGTGATTGACGACGATATGGAAGAAGTTTATGAAAAGATGAGGGCAGCCGACGGCATAATTGTTGCAGCCCCCGTATATATGGGAAATTACCCTGCCCAGCTTAAAGCTCTTTTTGACAGGAGTGTCCTGCTTCGCCGCAAAGACTTTGCACTCAAAAATAAAGTTGGAGCAGCTCTTTCAGTCGGAGGTTCAAGAAACGGAGGCCAGGAAAAGACCATTCAGTCCATCCACGATTGGATGCACATTCACGGAATGATTGTGGTCGGGGACAACGCCCACTTCGGCGGAATTGTCTGGAACCCTGCAGAGGAAGATGCCGTAGGAATGCAGACAGTTTCCGAAACTGCAAAAAAACTCTGTGATGTGCTGGAACTTATCTGGAAAAATAGATAAATAACAAATTATATAAATTAAATAAGTCAAAATATAATAAAAGAAAAAATATGATTTTCAGAGAAAGAGCCTGGTCCAATAAACAGATTTATATATTTTTAAAAGATACATTTAAATAAATGCTCGAAATCTTCTGGGGCAGAAAAAGAATTTCAGGAAAATAAAATTCAGAACCCTGAAGATTTGTTTTTGCAAAAAGAGTTTCAAGCACAAAAAATTCCCTCGAGGCGCGAACATTTGGAAGTTGATCCAGAGTCCAGATTCAGATTCCACAGCATAAGAGAATACCCAAGGCTAACGGAGTACATCACCCGATTTGATACCGAAGCTACAAGGGTCAACTCAATTGCAATTTTAATCGGACTCCTGACAGGCCTCGTAATAGGAATTTATGACCGCACCCTCCAGTACAGCAATGCTCTTTTCGGGATGCAGCAGGGATCCTCTTTACACGAGTTCCCACACTATTATGTAATATTGATGCCTGCCCTCGGAGGGCTGCTGGTGGGATTAATCTCCCACTTCCTTATAAAAAAGAGATATGGCGTTGAAGGGCTTATAGAAACCGTAACCCTCCGCGGAGCAAGAATTAAGCTCAGGGATTCTTTTTTGGAAGTCTTTGCTTCGATAATCACTATCAGCTCGGGAGGCGCCCTAGGTAAGGAAGCTCCGGGAGTCCTTGCCGGAGCCGGGACAGGTGCTCTTGTGGGGAGGATCCTGAAGAGCCCTGAAAGGCAGCTCCAGACTCTTCTCGGCTGCGGGGCTGCCGGAGGGATTGCAGCCGCATTCAACGCTCCACTTGCAGGGGTAGTTTTCGTAGTAGAAGTGATTTACGGGGAACTTGAAACAAAGACTTTTATTCCGATAGTAATCTCCTCGGTCTTTGCAACCCTGGTCTCAAGTACACTTTTCGGGATAAAACCTATCCAGATCTCCCCCTACCAGCTGATCAGCCCCTACAAGGAACTCGGGCTCTACCTTATCCTCGGCCTCCTTGCAGGGCTTGTCTCGATAATGCTGATCCGGACACTCTACTACACAAAAGACATCTTTTCGGAAATCCCCCTCCATCCGGTTTTCAAACCTGCTCTTGGAGGGCTTGCAGTAGGGGTAATCGGCCTCTTTTACCCCAGAGTCCTGGGAATGGGCTATAATGTAATAATGGATGCCCTGAACAACGAGTTTACCTTCCAGCTCCTGCTTATCCTGCTCTTCCTCAAGATCCTTGCCTTTTCCCTGAGCCTGGGCTCGGGAGGTTCGGGAGGAACGATTGTCCCCTCCCTTTTCGCTGGTGCGATGTTAGGAGGAGCTTTCGGGACAGCCGCAAACGTACTGTTCCCGGGGACGATAGCAGAATCGGGAGCCTATGCAATGGTCGGGATGGGTGCAGTCTTTGCCGGGACTGCCCGGGCTCCTCTTACCGCTATCCTGATTCTTTTTGAGATTACCAGGGACTACAGTCTTATCCTCCCCCTCATGTTTGCCTGCGTGCTGAGCAACGTAATGTCCAATGCCATTTATTCCGAGTCCATTTTTACGGAAGGGCTACGCAGGAGAGGGTTCAAAATAAGGAAAGGAAGGGAAGTCGATATCATGGTATCCATGCTTGTAAAAGATGCCATGGTCACACATGTCCAGACCGTCTCCGAAGAAAAGAACGTGGGGACCCTCATCGCCCTCATGCAGGCAAGCCGCCACGCAGGTTTTCCGGTCCTTGATTCCAGAGGCAAGCTTTCAGGGATAGTGACACTCTCGGACCTCCGGAGCAAAGTAAAGTACGGAGAAGTCGATAAAAAGATAGGGGATATAGCCACTCACGATGTGGAAATCGCCTATCCAGACGAAACTCTTGAAGCCGTCCTAAAACGCCTTGGCTCAAAGCAAATAGGCAGGCTCCCTGTCGTGGACCGCATGGATAAAACCAAACTCCTCGGCCTCATCACCCGGAGTGATATTGTGAATTCGTATAATAAGAAAGTCGTGGAAAAAGTCCGGGACACCGACTGAAAACAACAGCCTGTAAAAGCCCGGGCAAAAAACGTTTCGGTTATATCTCTTCAAGGTACTTCCTTTTCCCCCGACGTAGTAGCTTTTTTGTAGGACGCTGTTTATAATTGTAAAGGGAATAGGATACGGAGTAGGCCAAATAATGTATTACCAGACAACCTTTATCAGAGGACCTGGAAAAAATACTGAAGTTTTCATACATGGTCCTGGTTTTCCTGGAATAATACTTTGGTCTGGCTCTTCAATGAATCAAGAGAGCCGTGGGGAAAGCATGGACCGACCCGATGTGTGAAGTGCTGGAGGGGTAAAAAGGCTTCACATAAAAAGGCTTCAAGCTTCTTGTTTCCAGAATCGATTATGTGTAGATGGCGTTTATCTCAGCCGAATGATCGCAAGAGATCCGGGATTACTGGTCCGGGGCATCTATCGCAAAACCGCCTCGTTGGGAAGCGCTTCATTAATGATTCTTTTACAGGCGAGTGGAGTAAGATGTTCCGGCGATGAACTACGGAATGAACTGAGGTAAAGAGGTGTCAGTGCATGGAAAAAAATAATCATGCCAGGATTATTGCAGAACCGGGAAAACAGGAGATCATCATCACACGGGAGTTTGATGCTCCACGAGAACTGGTTTTTAAAGCGTTTACAGATTCGAAGCTTTATACAGAGTGGCTGGGACCACGAGGCTTCACAACGACTCTTGAGACATTTGAACCGAAAAATGGCGGATCCTGGCGATATATTCAAAGAGATCAGGACGGCAACGAATATGCATTTCATGGAGTGAATCACGAGGTCACAGCACCTGAAAGAATTATCAGCACTTTTGAGTTTGAAGGACTTCCGGAAAAAGGGCATGTCGTCCTTGAAACAACGAAATTTGAAGCTTTACCGGGTAACAGGACAAAACTAACATCTCAATCTGTCTTCCAGACGGTTGAGGATCGTGACGGAATGCTCCAGTCAGGTATGGAAGAAGGCGTCAACGATTCTTATGATCAACTTGCAGAACTTTTGGAAAAGATGGAAAGGTAAAGATCCGGATTTGAAGTAAAAATAATCTGTAAGGATAACCGGCAAGGGGAAACAGCATGGCAGACAGCAACAATGCAATCTGGGACAGGCTACCTGAAACACCATATCCTGAACTCAAGAAACTCAATCGCCTGGTTGGCAAGTGGAAAATAGGAGGAGAAAGATGCCAGAAGGCAAATACGTGAATGTAAATAACCTCAATATGTACTACGAACTGCACGGAACCGGCAGACCGCTTATCCTGCTTCATGGCGGCGTCGGTGCGAGCGAAATGTTCGGCCCGATCCTGCCGGACCTTGCTGAAAACAGGCAGGTCATCGCAGTCCATTTACAGGCCCATGGGAGGACAGCCGACATCGACCGACCTCTAAGCTTTGAGTTAATGGCCGATGACATTGCGGCACTGGTAAAGCACCTGGGAAGCGAAAAGGCCGATATCATGGGTTACTCTCTTGGCGCGGGCGTTGCCATGCAGACCGCCATCAGGCACCCGGATCTGGTCCGCAAGCTCGTGGTCGTCTCAGCTCCCGTCAAGCGGGACGGATGGTACCCCGAGGTTCTGGAAGACATGGCACAGATGGGCCCGGAGACTGTAAAAGCCATAAAGCAGAGCCCGCTCTACCAGCTCTATCCCGAAACCGACTGGGAAGTGCTCTTCACCAAGATTGGCGACCTGCTCGGGAAGGACTATGACTGGTCGAAAGACGTGGCTGCGATTAAGTCCCCCACAAGGATCATCTTCGCGGATGCGGACGCTGTACGTATGACGCACATAATGGAGTTCTTCGCGCTATTTGGTGGAGGGCAACAGGACGCCGGTATGGACGGTTCCCGCCGGCCGATGGCACAGCTTGCGATTCTGCCGGATATGACTCATTACAATATTCTCTCCTCTCCTTCACTGGCCGCCTTCGTAACAAAATTTCTCGACTCACCCATGCCGGAGACCAGGTGATTGGTATTCCCTGATGGCCAAAACCGGATCACAATTTGCAAACGAAGAAGCTGTCAAAAAAGTCCAGGGCACAGGCTAAGCAGCAAACCTAAAAAAGTCCCCTGACAAAAAGAATAGGACTGAAAAGAAAACGGGGATATTCTTTATAAAAATGGGAGAATTTTATGCAAAAGGCTGAAGGAAATTCATGCGGGGACGCAGAAGAATATTTGGAAAACATAATACTTGAAGCCGCAGGTGAAATACCTGCTCTCTATATCGAACCGTCTGCAAGAGAAATACTACCTATCACACGCCGGATTTTTGAAGAAAACACTTTTCTTGCCCATGAATTCAAAATTTCCCAGCTTGTAGAAAAAGAAAAGCGCCTGATAATTTACGGAGAAGCGGGTTCGGGAAAAACAAGTACTCTCAAGTGGCTAAATACCACATGGGCCGGGGAATATCTCGAGAAAAAAGAAGAATACATTCCTATTTATGTAGCCCTTGATTCTTATGTTAAAGGTTCTTTTTATGCATATTTGGAAGCAAAAGCAAAACGAAAAGGGATTTTGGAACCTGATTTGAGAGAATTACTTGAAGGAAAAGCCCTGCTGCTTTTAGACGGGCTTGACATGCTCAGATCTTCCGATAACTTTTCTCCCCTTGATGAAATTTCCGATTTCATTTCCGATCATGAAGACTGCAGATACGTTATTGCCTCAAGAAACGGCCCCTCTGGCAGTATAAAAAGTACTTTTGCCGTTTGCGAGCTTGAGAAATTCTCAGATGAAAAAATAGGGCTCTTTATAGAGAGTTCCGTCCCCAACAAGAGACAGGCAAAAATTCTGAAAAGCAGAAGCCTGAATGAAACCAATTCACATCCTTTTCTCCGAAATCCCCTGCTGCTCAAACTCCGGATTAAAACTTCAATCGCCGGAATTGGGATGGGGGGAAAAAAGAGACTTAATCAAGAGCTTACTTATTTTGACCCTGAATTTATCCCCTCCAATCGGGCAGAACTTTACCAGGCTTTTATTTCAGAGCTTTTCAGACATTCCGGGACTAAAGAAGATTTCTTCAGTTCCGAAAAGATACTCTCCATGAAAAAAAGCAGAGATATGGAAAACTGCGGCCTGGGAAGCGGAGAGTCGAGAAGCTCTGAAAAACTGCCTTCCAAAAATACTCCGAGAACAGGCTCGGAAAAAATGGATTTCGAAAGAATAGAGATTGAAAGTTTTCTAATGGACCTGGCATTCAGGCTTCAGTGCGAGCACAGGCTTTCATGCAAGTACGGATATGCCCTTGAAATCGCAGAAAAGTACGCAAAACAAAATCCTGCAAAACAAAATCCATCCGGAAAAATTGAATCTAAAAAAACAGAAGACAAAAAAACAGAGTATAAGAAAACAGAAGCCAGAAAGCTTCTCAAGGCTTGCTTCGGGCCAGGGCTCCTGACCAGAAACCGTTCTGAAGTAAGGTTCGGGATAAACCTGGACCTTCAGGAATACTTTGCAGCTTTAAAGCTGAAGCAACACTTTGAACAGGGAACAGAGACCTCAGAAGCATTCGGGCACCCGGGATGGGAAAACGTTGTGATATTCGTCTCGGAGATGGTCGAATCAGGAGAAAAACTGGTAAACTCCATAATTTTGAGCAAAAACCTGGACCTTGCTTCAAAATGTGCCGCTAAAACAAGCCTCGAAACAAAAGAAAAATTATGTTCGTTACTTGCCGGAAAACTGGACAGCAGGTACACGCTGGAAAAAATGAGAGTAATCCGGAGCCTGGGCAGGCTTGGAGACTGTGGAATTGAAGCCATTTCAGGAGTGCTTGGGCACGGAGACACGGGAGTGAAAAGAGAAGCAATAAGGGTTCTCGGGGAGACAAGATCGGAAATGGCCCTTGTCCCTCTGACAGCTGCATTTGGGGATGAAGATTACTCCGTGAGGATCGAAACCGTAAAGGCTCTCAGTATGATAGGGACGGAAAAAGCTGTCGACCTGCTGACGAACGCACTGGCGGATAAGAACCGGGCTGTCCGCCTGGAAGCAACCGATTCACTGATGCGGATAGAGTCAGAAAAAGCTCTTGATGTCCTTATTTCCGCACTTGGGGATAAAGATGATTTTGTCCGTTTCGGAGCTATGGGAGCTCTGGGCAGGGCAACTCCTCAAAAAGCGGCAACCCCTCTCATAAAAGCATTTAAGGAAGAGGACAAACTTGTCCGATGGGGAGCTGCAGAAGCCCTGGGGCAGATGAGGTCGGAAAAAGCTGTCGAACCGTTCATGGATGCCCTGCAGGATGAGGACGAATTTGTACGATGGATAGCGATAAAGGCACTCGGGAAAATCAAATCGGATCAAACCCCTGATACCTTTACCTGTACACTTGGAGATAAAAGCCATTTCGTCCGAAGAGAAGCCGCAAAGACGCTCGGGATGTTAGGTTCGGAGAAAACACTTGATCTCCTTGTTTCCGCGCTTTCGGATGAGAACGAATTCGTAAGAAAGGCAGCTGCTGAAGCCCTCGGAGAGAGAGGACCCGAAATTGCAGGCTCAAATACAGCTGTTGGTGCACTTGTAAAGAGATTAAGTGATGAAAGCCATTTAGTTCGGCTGGAAGCGGCAAAGGCACTCGGAATGACAAGGTCCAGGGAAGCTGTTACCCCTCTTCTTCTGGTACTGGGGGATGAAAACCGGTTTGTCCGAAAAGAAGCAGCAAAAGCACTCGGGAAGCTGGAACCCGAAAAAGTCCTTGAACTGCTTATTCATGCGCTTGAGTCAGGTAACCATTTTATGAGGCAGGGGGCAGTAAGAGCCCTGGGACAGATGAGTTCTGATGAGACCCTCCAGGTATCGGATAAAGTCTTCGACATTCTTGATAATGCCTTTAAGGATGAAGATAAGCTTGTACGAAGGGAAGCAGCCAGAACTCTGGAAAATATATCCGGAAACAGGCCTGAAAGAGCCTTTCAGTCCCTGATTAATGCGCTTGACGATGAAGACGAAGAGGTCAGGAGGCTGCTGGCCGGGGTACTGGGGTGCCTGGGTTCTGAGACAGCTGTGCCCCGGTTGATCGGGGCTCTCAAGTCCGAAGACGAAAATGTGCGGCGCTTTGCAGCTGAAGCCCTCGGGCAGATAAGATCCGAAAAAGCCCTGGAGCCCCTGATAGATACCATGTTTTTCGATGCATCTGGAATTGTGAAAGGAGAAGCGGCCAGAGCTCTTGGAAAAGTAAAATCCAGAAAAGCCATAGAACCGCTTATTGACGCACTCCTTGATGAAAACAATGAAGGCAGATGGGGAGCTGCCGAAGCCCTGGGCAGGATTAAAGCTGAAACTGCAGTTGGACCCCTGATTCTCGCTCTTTCAGATAGAGATGACTTTACACGGTTTGCTGCAGCAAAAGCTCTTGCCAGGATAAAACCCAAAAAAGCTATCGAACCTTTGATCAATGCCCTCTATGACCGGAACCGCTTTGTAAAAGCAGAAGCTACCGGAGCCCTCATGAAAATTTGTACGAAAGAAAATAAAGATCGGATGCAGGCTTTACTTGCTTCAGAAAATGAGCTCGCGGCAAATCTCGCGTTCGAAATCCTGGAAGAAATTGAAATGCAGGAAGTATCAAAAACCCGGCTGTTTCCGGACCTGCAATAACTCCAAAAAAGGAACAGATTTGAATGAAGCGATAAGAATTATTTAAAAAATTTTAAAAATCGGTTTAAAAAATATCATTTTTAAAACATCGGAGCCAGAAAAATGGAAAGAAACCTCAGGAAAAATTTTCTTAACGCTCTTTGCGGAAATCCAGTTGGCATGACCCCTGCCCTTTCTGTCACCCAGACCGGAACCGTTGAACTGATGGATCTGACCGACGCCTCCTGGCCGGAAGCTCATTCCGACCCGGAAAAGATGGCAACCCTCGCCCTTGCAGGCCACGAAATTGCGGGCCTTGAAGCCGTACGTTATCCCTACTGCCTGACCGTGCTTGCCGAAACCATGGGCTGCAACGTGAGGATGGGCACAAAAGATATCCAGCCCTCGGTCCTGTCTCACCCCTTTTCCGAAGGTCCGGAAAAACTGAAAGTCCCTGAAGCTCTGCTCGAAAAAGGAAGAATTCCCATTGTCCTCAAAGCAACCGAAATCCTGGCAGCCCGTGCCGGAGAAGAAAACGGAAAGGAAGAAGTTCCCCTCATAGCAGGGATGGAAGGCCCCCTTACTGTTTTTACCCACCTTGCGGAAGTTAAGAATTACCTGATCTGGACTATAAAAAAACCCGACTATGTCAATGCCTTCATGGAGACCTGCACCGAGATCTGCATCGAATACGCAAACGCCCTCTTAGACTGCGGCGCAGACACTCTCTCCATGCCCGACGGCGGGATAGTAGGCTCAAGAATGATGCCTCCTTCGGTTCTTGAAAACT containing:
- the pta gene encoding phosphate acetyltransferase, whose protein sequence is MVTFLEKISERAKKLNKTIALPETEDIRTLQAAAKILERGIANVVLVGDEADIKALAGDLDLSKAKIVNPKTYEKKDEYINTFYELRKHKGITPETAAEVMSDYVYFAVMMAKLGEVDGVVSGAAHSSSDTLRPAVQIVKTAPGAALASAFFIIAVPDCEYGSDGTFLFADSGMVEIPSVEDVANIAVISAKTFELLVQDTPYVAMLSYSTKGSAHSKLTEATVAATKLAQELAPDVAIDGELQVDAAVVPKVAASKAPGSPVAGKANVFIFPDLNAGNIAYKIAQRLAKAEAYGPITQGLAKPINDLSRGCSDEDIVGAVAITCVQAAAQDK
- a CDS encoding flavodoxin family protein; amino-acid sequence: MKILGISGSPRRGQNCEKMVGVVLELAKERGFEADTVFLSNKDISPCKACGACREKDFCVIDDDMEEVYEKMRAADGIIVAAPVYMGNYPAQLKALFDRSVLLRRKDFALKNKVGAALSVGGSRNGGQEKTIQSIHDWMHIHGMIVVGDNAHFGGIVWNPAEEDAVGMQTVSETAKKLCDVLELIWKNR
- a CDS encoding chloride channel protein, translating into MEVDPESRFRFHSIREYPRLTEYITRFDTEATRVNSIAILIGLLTGLVIGIYDRTLQYSNALFGMQQGSSLHEFPHYYVILMPALGGLLVGLISHFLIKKRYGVEGLIETVTLRGARIKLRDSFLEVFASIITISSGGALGKEAPGVLAGAGTGALVGRILKSPERQLQTLLGCGAAGGIAAAFNAPLAGVVFVVEVIYGELETKTFIPIVISSVFATLVSSTLFGIKPIQISPYQLISPYKELGLYLILGLLAGLVSIMLIRTLYYTKDIFSEIPLHPVFKPALGGLAVGVIGLFYPRVLGMGYNVIMDALNNEFTFQLLLILLFLKILAFSLSLGSGGSGGTIVPSLFAGAMLGGAFGTAANVLFPGTIAESGAYAMVGMGAVFAGTARAPLTAILILFEITRDYSLILPLMFACVLSNVMSNAIYSESIFTEGLRRRGFKIRKGREVDIMVSMLVKDAMVTHVQTVSEEKNVGTLIALMQASRHAGFPVLDSRGKLSGIVTLSDLRSKVKYGEVDKKIGDIATHDVEIAYPDETLEAVLKRLGSKQIGRLPVVDRMDKTKLLGLITRSDIVNSYNKKVVEKVRDTD
- a CDS encoding SRPBCC family protein → MEKNNHARIIAEPGKQEIIITREFDAPRELVFKAFTDSKLYTEWLGPRGFTTTLETFEPKNGGSWRYIQRDQDGNEYAFHGVNHEVTAPERIISTFEFEGLPEKGHVVLETTKFEALPGNRTKLTSQSVFQTVEDRDGMLQSGMEEGVNDSYDQLAELLEKMER
- a CDS encoding alpha/beta fold hydrolase, which gives rise to MPEGKYVNVNNLNMYYELHGTGRPLILLHGGVGASEMFGPILPDLAENRQVIAVHLQAHGRTADIDRPLSFELMADDIAALVKHLGSEKADIMGYSLGAGVAMQTAIRHPDLVRKLVVVSAPVKRDGWYPEVLEDMAQMGPETVKAIKQSPLYQLYPETDWEVLFTKIGDLLGKDYDWSKDVAAIKSPTRIIFADADAVRMTHIMEFFALFGGGQQDAGMDGSRRPMAQLAILPDMTHYNILSSPSLAAFVTKFLDSPMPETR
- a CDS encoding HEAT repeat domain-containing protein; this translates as MQKAEGNSCGDAEEYLENIILEAAGEIPALYIEPSAREILPITRRIFEENTFLAHEFKISQLVEKEKRLIIYGEAGSGKTSTLKWLNTTWAGEYLEKKEEYIPIYVALDSYVKGSFYAYLEAKAKRKGILEPDLRELLEGKALLLLDGLDMLRSSDNFSPLDEISDFISDHEDCRYVIASRNGPSGSIKSTFAVCELEKFSDEKIGLFIESSVPNKRQAKILKSRSLNETNSHPFLRNPLLLKLRIKTSIAGIGMGGKKRLNQELTYFDPEFIPSNRAELYQAFISELFRHSGTKEDFFSSEKILSMKKSRDMENCGLGSGESRSSEKLPSKNTPRTGSEKMDFERIEIESFLMDLAFRLQCEHRLSCKYGYALEIAEKYAKQNPAKQNPSGKIESKKTEDKKTEYKKTEARKLLKACFGPGLLTRNRSEVRFGINLDLQEYFAALKLKQHFEQGTETSEAFGHPGWENVVIFVSEMVESGEKLVNSIILSKNLDLASKCAAKTSLETKEKLCSLLAGKLDSRYTLEKMRVIRSLGRLGDCGIEAISGVLGHGDTGVKREAIRVLGETRSEMALVPLTAAFGDEDYSVRIETVKALSMIGTEKAVDLLTNALADKNRAVRLEATDSLMRIESEKALDVLISALGDKDDFVRFGAMGALGRATPQKAATPLIKAFKEEDKLVRWGAAEALGQMRSEKAVEPFMDALQDEDEFVRWIAIKALGKIKSDQTPDTFTCTLGDKSHFVRREAAKTLGMLGSEKTLDLLVSALSDENEFVRKAAAEALGERGPEIAGSNTAVGALVKRLSDESHLVRLEAAKALGMTRSREAVTPLLLVLGDENRFVRKEAAKALGKLEPEKVLELLIHALESGNHFMRQGAVRALGQMSSDETLQVSDKVFDILDNAFKDEDKLVRREAARTLENISGNRPERAFQSLINALDDEDEEVRRLLAGVLGCLGSETAVPRLIGALKSEDENVRRFAAEALGQIRSEKALEPLIDTMFFDASGIVKGEAARALGKVKSRKAIEPLIDALLDENNEGRWGAAEALGRIKAETAVGPLILALSDRDDFTRFAAAKALARIKPKKAIEPLINALYDRNRFVKAEATGALMKICTKENKDRMQALLASENELAANLAFEILEEIEMQEVSKTRLFPDLQ
- the mtaA gene encoding methylcobamide:CoM methyltransferase MtaA, which produces MERNLRKNFLNALCGNPVGMTPALSVTQTGTVELMDLTDASWPEAHSDPEKMATLALAGHEIAGLEAVRYPYCLTVLAETMGCNVRMGTKDIQPSVLSHPFSEGPEKLKVPEALLEKGRIPIVLKATEILAARAGEENGKEEVPLIAGMEGPLTVFTHLAEVKNYLIWTIKKPDYVNAFMETCTEICIEYANALLDCGADTLSMPDGGIVGSRMMPPSVLENSVKPFYKRLCKKVKGPVILHICGDVGDSLGTLSECGFEAISIEEKVSLKAAKEVIDGRARLIGNVSPSRTLLFGTPEAVKAEAKQCLSDGVDILAPGCGIAPRTPLANIRALVEARNEWYGEKE